ACTGATAATTATAGTTTATCTGTAAATGGTAATGTTAGAGCTAACAGGGTAAAAGTTTATACTACCTGGGCAGATTATGTTTTTGAAGAAGATTATGCTTTACCAACACTAGAACAGGTGGAGCAACATATTGAAGAAAAAGGGCATCTTATTGACATTCCGTCTGCTAAAGAAGTTGAAGAAAATGGTATTGAGCTTGGTGAAATGAATAAACTACTTTTGCAAAAAATAGAAGAGTTAACATTATATACTATTGAGCTAAACAAACAAGTTCAGGAGTTAAAAGCAGAAATCAATTAAGAATAATTATGAAAAATATTTTTATAATTATTTGCGGATTATTTTTTTCGTTGTCGCATAGCCAAGAGAAAAATATATATACATACTATATTCACGTGAATCATTATTCTGAGGCTCCTAAATTTCAGAAAGATGGTGAATATTATAAGTATGTTGGAGATAATGATGAAGAGAGAAGTTTTTTCTCCAACTATAAGATTATTCAATTTAGTCAATCTTTTCCTAGTTCAACTTGGTTGAAAAATCTGAATGTATTTACTCTGTCAACTTACAATAAATCGTTAATTGACGACGTACTAAAAAAGTTTCCACGTAAGTATACAAAATATACTGATATTACTGGAATGGAGTATGAGCTATTAGATACCTATACAGATGATTATGGTACGTCTAATAATCTTCCAAACTCAGGTGTAGCGGATTTATCAAATTTAGATTACATAGGTGTTCCTAAAGCTTGGGACTATAGTTTGGGTTCTTCGGATATAATACTAGGTATATCCGATACAAAAGTTGATATTACGGGTAATGATCTCAAATTTAAAACAACTCATTTAGGCTTTAATGGAAGTTCGTCCAGTAGTCATGGTACTAATGTAGCAGCTTTTGCGGCAGCACAAGGTGATAATGCACATGGTATGGTGGGTGTCTGTTCAAATTGTACCATTATAAATACACCAATTGGTAGCTATAATGGTCTTTTAGATTTAGCTATTAATGGGGTACAAGTTATTAATATGAGTTGGATAACATCAGGACACGATCTTGGTGCTAATAATTATGTTCCTGAACATCAAGCTGTGATCAACGAGTTACATGATTGCTATGGAGTAATTTTAGTAGCAGGTGCTGGTAATAGAAGCGAATTTTATACCGCTGATAATATTAGTTATCTTTACCCTAACGGTTTAAAATATTACCCAGCATCATATAACCATGTAATTTCAGTACTTTCGGTTAACCACAGAAATGATTGGGGTGTTGAAACAACAGATTCATACCCTCCAGAGTATGGAGTAGTATCTAGGTTCGTAAAAGACTTAATACCTCAAAACGCAGCTGAAAATTATAATGGTGAGGTATTTGGCTTCAAAGAAACGGCACATACAACTAACGAAGATGTTGACATATGTGCTCCAGGTTACAGATTGTTTAGATATTATGAATATGCTGTACAGAATATTATCGAGTATCAGGCAAATGGTGGTACATCAGCAGCAGCACCTCATATTGCGGGAACAATAGGTTTGATGCTTTCAGTTAACAATTGTTTATGGCCTAGTGAAGCGGAAGATGTTTTACAATTGACATCTAAAAATCTTGAAATTATACCTGGTAACGAGATTTTTGCAGGTAAGTCTGGAGCAGGAGGTCTTATAGCGGGAGATGCTGTAGAATTTACACATGAAATGAAATCTGCTACAGGCAATGCAGTTATAGATGGTCATGACTTTTACAGGTTTGATTTTAACCTCTCGCACATTAATAATAAACTTACCATATCTAATCAAACTTTTAGAGACAAGTGTACTGCTGATTTTACTGCAAGGCGTGAAATAGAAGTATTGTCAGATACTGATTTTAAACCGAATGCAGATGGTTACATTGATTTGAAGCTCGATCCGAATATAGACGTATGTGAACTAAGAGAAATTCCAAGTTACTGTGGTGAAGATCGTCCAGGGGCAGCCAAAAAGAAAACCACAGGGATTCAAAATATAAACGATTCATCTCTAGCGAGTAAACTATATCCAAATCCAAACAACGGTACGTTTGAGATAGTTTATACTGGTACTATTAAAGATATTCTTCAAGTTGAAGTTTACGATGTTTATGGTAAAGCAGTTTATAAGAGTACTGAGAAGGAGTCTCGTTTTACGATATCTGTACCAAGACTTTCAGCAGGTATGTACATAGTTAAGCTATCATCTGATAATTATACTGAAACAATTAAGTTTGTAAAGCATTAAGCGACTAAACTAAATTACAGTAATAATAGAAAAAGCCAGCATTGCTGGCTTTTTTATTCAAACCATGTATTCAAATACTTTTCGGCAATTTTTATATAGTTATGTTCTTTTTTAATAAAGCTACGTGCCCTTTTGCTAATTGCTTCAATCTCTTTAGGGTTTTCTATTAAAAAAGATAACTCCTGTACTATACTTTCTGTATTAGGTAATGCATTAATTGCAACACGTTCCTTTAGTCTGTAATGCGCTGTAAATTCTTGCTCTGCACCTGTAAATACCACCTTACCTTTTGCCATAGCCTCTAGAGCATTATATCCCTGATCGTATCCATAAACTTGATCTAACAATATATGAGCGCCATCATATAGCTTTATATATTCTTTGTAGGGCACATTTTCAGTAATTATTATCTCAACCCTATCGCTATATCTATGCTCAATTATTTTTAGTGCTTCCTCAAAGAATCGGATACCCTTTTTAATGTAACTAAGTCTGTTTATACCTAAAAAAATAACAATTTTGTCTCTTATTTCAGGTTGATTATACTTGACTAGATCTGTATTTATGGGGTTCGGAATAAAATGTGTGGTATAACCCATACGTTGCATCGGGATTTCATAATCAAGATCAGAAGTTATTAAAACGTTGCTTCTATCCTTTACCCACTCAAATAACCTACGGTAATTTTTTTTAGTATATTTTAGTGAGTACTGAAACAAACCCTTTAGTCTAGAGTTTTCTAAATAAGCTGAAAGTACAGAATATTTAAGATTTCCAGTTAAATTATAATCTACAATAGGTGTTTCGTCACCACAAATCAAAAGGCTCATTTGCTTGCTCTGCTGTAATAATTTTTTATACAATTTTATTTCTAGCCAAGGGTGTGTTTGAACAGCATCAGAATTAATCAACTGAACATGATCATAACCTTTTAGTTTGGGAAGTAATTTGTAAAACCGAATACCCTTTTCAGTCATTTCGGCATTATAACCAATGGTCTTACTAAGCCCATTTTTTATTTTAGTAAATAACCACCATTTGAGTATAAAGCTAGGGTATATAGAGTAATCAATATCATAATTTTTAAAGCCATCGCCAGTACCTACTATAGTTACCTCGTGTCCTAATTTGACTAAACCCTCCTTAAGTGAATTATGTAACCTGCTATATTCGCCAATTAGCAAAATTTTCATGTAAATGTAATTATCTTATATTTGTTCAAATATACTATTATAAATGATTACTGCAGATTCTCTTACCATTGCTATAGCTACTATGTTTAGAGAAAATCTCATTTTTTTAGATGCTATAATTCCTAAAAGTATCCTTAAAAGTATCAATGTCTTAATTGTAAATCAAACAGATAGCAAGCGGCAATTACAATCAGTTTACAACAACATTACGGTAATAAATACAAGTGAAAGAGGATTAGCAAACAGTAGAAATATGGCAATAGCTAATATTACCACTACTTATGCTATACTTACTGATGATGATGTTATATTTAGAGATGATTTATTAAATAGTATAGATAACGGATTTAAATTGTTTCCAGATGCTGCCGTTGTAAAGTTTAAAGCGGCAAAAACCGATGATATACCTTTTAATGAATACTCTAATTCTCCGATAAAAAACCTTTCAATTTTTGGTATAATGAATGTTAGTTCGATAGAGCTAGTAGTTAATATTAAGAAACTGAAACAGAGCAAGGCTTTTTTTGATGATAATTTTGGTTTAGGTGCTATATTTGGTAATGGTTTGGAGCAAGCTTTTTTGGACAATGTGAGAAAGAAAAAGCTGCAAATAGCCTACTATCCTAAATTTATTGTGAGTCATCCTGACGATTGCTCTGGTAGGGATTCTGGCAGTGATAGATATTACTTTATTAATGGTGCATTATCTAAAAAAATGTTTGGCTCAATGTCGTTGCTATGGACAATCGTATTTTTATTTTTCCAAGTAAAACAAAAGAACATAAAATTGCGTTCTGTTTTACACTATTATCGAATTTTTAGAAAAGGAGCGCAAGAGTATAAAAAAGTTACAGAATGAAAGAAACCACCGTACAAAACATAAGTTTAATACAATTACCACGTATAGAAGATCCTAGAGGCAACCTCTCGGTTATTGAGGGTAATACATTACCTTATGATATTAAGAGAGTTTATTATTTGTACGATGTACCAAGCGGTGCCGAGCGAGGAGGACATGCCCATAAGAATTTACAACAATTTTTGATTGCAATTAGTGGTAGTTTTGATGTTGTATTTCATGATGGGATTACTGAAAAAAAAATTATGCTCAATCGCCCTAATCAAGGTTTACTTATACCGCAAGGACTCTGGCGAGAACTTAAAAATTTTTCGTCTGGGGCGGTATGTTTGGTAATAGCTTCGGATGTTTTTAAGGAGGAGGACTATATACGTGATTTTGATGCTTTTCTTGAATCTAAAAAATGAGGCTTGTTTATATAACAAATACAATTAGTGGAGCAGGTGGTATCCAGCGTATTTTAGCCATTAAAGCTAATTATCTAGTTGCTCATAAAAATTATGATGTTACTATAATAGTTACTAATGCAAAAACAGAAGAACCTATACGTTACAATTTCCATTCGGATATAAAAATTTTTACAATAACTCCCAATCGCTCTTTGTTGAGTTACTATTCATCATACAAAAAGCTTATCA
The Flavobacterium litorale genome window above contains:
- a CDS encoding S8 family peptidase, whose protein sequence is MKNIFIIICGLFFSLSHSQEKNIYTYYIHVNHYSEAPKFQKDGEYYKYVGDNDEERSFFSNYKIIQFSQSFPSSTWLKNLNVFTLSTYNKSLIDDVLKKFPRKYTKYTDITGMEYELLDTYTDDYGTSNNLPNSGVADLSNLDYIGVPKAWDYSLGSSDIILGISDTKVDITGNDLKFKTTHLGFNGSSSSSHGTNVAAFAAAQGDNAHGMVGVCSNCTIINTPIGSYNGLLDLAINGVQVINMSWITSGHDLGANNYVPEHQAVINELHDCYGVILVAGAGNRSEFYTADNISYLYPNGLKYYPASYNHVISVLSVNHRNDWGVETTDSYPPEYGVVSRFVKDLIPQNAAENYNGEVFGFKETAHTTNEDVDICAPGYRLFRYYEYAVQNIIEYQANGGTSAAAPHIAGTIGLMLSVNNCLWPSEAEDVLQLTSKNLEIIPGNEIFAGKSGAGGLIAGDAVEFTHEMKSATGNAVIDGHDFYRFDFNLSHINNKLTISNQTFRDKCTADFTARREIEVLSDTDFKPNADGYIDLKLDPNIDVCELREIPSYCGEDRPGAAKKKTTGIQNINDSSLASKLYPNPNNGTFEIVYTGTIKDILQVEVYDVYGKAVYKSTEKESRFTISVPRLSAGMYIVKLSSDNYTETIKFVKH
- a CDS encoding glycosyltransferase family A protein; this encodes MITADSLTIAIATMFRENLIFLDAIIPKSILKSINVLIVNQTDSKRQLQSVYNNITVINTSERGLANSRNMAIANITTTYAILTDDDVIFRDDLLNSIDNGFKLFPDAAVVKFKAAKTDDIPFNEYSNSPIKNLSIFGIMNVSSIELVVNIKKLKQSKAFFDDNFGLGAIFGNGLEQAFLDNVRKKKLQIAYYPKFIVSHPDDCSGRDSGSDRYYFINGALSKKMFGSMSLLWTIVFLFFQVKQKNIKLRSVLHYYRIFRKGAQEYKKVTE
- a CDS encoding glycosyltransferase family protein gives rise to the protein MKILLIGEYSRLHNSLKEGLVKLGHEVTIVGTGDGFKNYDIDYSIYPSFILKWWLFTKIKNGLSKTIGYNAEMTEKGIRFYKLLPKLKGYDHVQLINSDAVQTHPWLEIKLYKKLLQQSKQMSLLICGDETPIVDYNLTGNLKYSVLSAYLENSRLKGLFQYSLKYTKKNYRRLFEWVKDRSNVLITSDLDYEIPMQRMGYTTHFIPNPINTDLVKYNQPEIRDKIVIFLGINRLSYIKKGIRFFEEALKIIEHRYSDRVEIIITENVPYKEYIKLYDGAHILLDQVYGYDQGYNALEAMAKGKVVFTGAEQEFTAHYRLKERVAINALPNTESIVQELSFLIENPKEIEAISKRARSFIKKEHNYIKIAEKYLNTWFE
- a CDS encoding sugar 3,4-ketoisomerase, which gives rise to MKETTVQNISLIQLPRIEDPRGNLSVIEGNTLPYDIKRVYYLYDVPSGAERGGHAHKNLQQFLIAISGSFDVVFHDGITEKKIMLNRPNQGLLIPQGLWRELKNFSSGAVCLVIASDVFKEEDYIRDFDAFLESKK